The Tolypothrix sp. PCC 7712 region CAGTAGCAGGTAATACTTTCACATCATCTTTCAAAACACAATCACTATCAATAGTTATTATTCCTGGGTAGGCGTTTTGAAAAATAGCTGGATTCTCACTCAAAAATAATTTATAAAAATCATCATTTTCACTAATTGTGGATGAATTAGACTGTTTTAATATTTGACTAGCAACTGCACCGCGAATCACAGAACCAGGAATATATTTTTCTACCTCACTCACATTTCCACCGGGTTTTTGTCTACCAATTGCTAAAGGAGACAGTGCTTTAATTTGTAGATTAATCTTTTTCATCGTTTTTAAATCCTTTAGCTAGAAACTCCCATGTTGTTTCTTCTATAGATAAATTAGGTAATTCCCAAGATAGCCAACCTAACCCGGCTGATTTACTACCTCCTAAAGCATTAATATGACGCAATCCCACTAAAATTAATGGTGCTGCATAAATTGGTGCGTTAGATAAATAAATATTCCCTGTAAATCTTAATTGCACATTCGCTGGTGATGTTTCTAAAAAGAAAAGTTTGTCTTCTTCAGCAGTCCGCCGCCGACGGTTAATTGTAACTCCAGGACGTATGACTTCTGGTAAGTTATCTGGTTCTTCTTCACAAATTAAGTCATCTACAATTATCCGAGAAGGTAAAACAGGATTACCGAAGATTTGACAAATTAAACAATGATGATGTTTCTCTGCTGCTGATGTTGATATTTTATATTCTATTCTGGAAAAATTTTCTGTTAAACCTGCTCTTTGTGGACACATAGTTTGTGGGTTAGGAGAATAGCAAATAGTCCACTTTAAACCTCTAGCAATTTTCTCGCATTCATGACGTAAACGTCCTTTCAGTTGGGAACCAGGAATTAGTAAGTTATCTTCAGCGTTACGGACTATTGGTTTATCTGCAAGCGAACCAGAAGCACCTCCAGCACCAATACATAACGCTGTATCAATGACTGCTGTAATCGGGTAAGTTTGCAGTGAATTAGATAATTTTTGGAGTTCAATCATGACTCAATCCCCGTAGATACAATTTCTGATGTCTCGTTATCTGGTACTTCTACAAAATCGTAGACATCTACCATATCTCGCCAAATAGTTTCATAAAATGGATCTTCAGGATGTTTAGGGTCAAGTTTACCGTTATCATACATCCAAGGTGCTAAATTACCTTTATTTACTTTATCTTTGGGTAGACACCAAGCTTCTTCAAAGTCTCTCAGCAATGCTTCTTTACCTTGTTTCAATCTGACTCGAAAGTAGCGATAGTTCAGGATGGCTGTATGTTTACCTCGTTCTAGTAAACTACGAATTTGATAAATTTGAGATTTAGGAAATTTAGCTTTTTTCAAAGCTGAAATAGAGGTAATTAATCCTCCTAATTCATGCAGAGTGTATGGTGTGGCGTATAATTTGAGATTTTGTAGGCTCTTTTGAGTTAATGCTTCTTTACGAAATTCTTTCACATTGGATGAAATCATTGTCACTGATTTGAGACTTAAAAAATCGACTGTTCCGCCATGATATCCGGCTTTTTTAAGTTTTTTTGCGCGTTCTTTAGCTGATTTAAGTAATTGCTCTACTAAATCTCTGGCGTAGTATATGGGTGTGTTGACAGCCGTAATTAATACGCCGATTGATGTACTCAGTTCACAATCAGAACGGTTTGCGGTTGAGGGTTTATAACGTTGATATTTATGCGGTTCAAATGGTTTGGTGTGATTTAGGCGATAATCCCCAATAATTTTTTTAAGTTCTCCATTTTTTGATTCATTCTCAATAGCTGGAATTTCCTTAAGCAGAATTTTTTCAAATTTTTCGCCTATCATTTGGGATATTTGTAATGCTTTATTAGCAGGAACAATCAATAAAATATCATCGCCACCAATCGTAATAATTTCAAAAGGATGGATAAATTGACCATTTGCTAAATGTGATTCTTCATCATTAAATCTACGTAGTTGATGAGGATGTAAGTTTTCAGCTATTGCTTGGTAAACTGCGGATATTGTTGCTAAATCTACATCTCTACTAAATTGTTGGTATTTTTCTGGTGTGAGGATTTTTTGAATATAACCACCCATATTATTACCATCAGCATAAATATAGGCAACATAACCATTACTAGCATTAGAAACTTCGGTGAGAGTTTCAGCAGTTTCTACTGAATATTCAGAAACACTACCGTAATATCTCATTTTTAAACTTGGATTCTCTTCTAGAAAGAGTTTAAATCTATTTACCCAACTTTCAATTACGCCTCTTTGCCAGGTTAACCCAGATTCTACATACCAAGAGGGATTATGACTGACACTATCTTTGGCTCTATCACCTACTAAATATTTGCGTACAGATGCCTCTGAAAAATAGGTTTCTCTGGGGAGTTTGTCTACTCGCATCATAGCAGAACGGCGATCGCTACCATCACGCATCAAATAAGGATGAGTTTCAAACATTGGTGGATAGCGACGACTAGGACGATTAGCAGTATCATTACCACTACGACGCTGATTAAACAAAATGTTTAATTTAGTTGTTAATTCATTAAAACTCTTACGTCTTTTGAATGCTTCAATTCTCTCGGATTCATTACTGGGATATCCAAAATAAGCTTGAACTAATTTCTGATTAAATTGCTGATGATACCAATCTAACCATAATGTATCTTTTATTGACTCTCGTAATAAACCAAAGCGCAATTCTAACAATCTAAATGTCTCACTTACTGCACAGGAATTAGCTGTTAAAGTCTCTTCTGTGTAGCGCTTTTCAATCGCATTGGCTAAGTCATCGACATAAGCAGCAGGACAGAAAGCTAAGATATTACCACCTGTAGAATAGATAATTAACTCTGGAATCAGCGCTTCAGATAATTTCAAATTATCTGATTGGGAATCTCCCAGAAAATTATCATTTAACCATGTTCTAATTTGATTAAATTGTATGTTGTAACGATTTTTATCTTCTTCAACAATTTCTTGGGGATTTTTTTGATTAAAAAAAGCAGGTAAATCAATGATATTTATTCTATCTAGTAAGCCAGATGCACCACGGATTTCTTGAATTTTTGCTGATTCAAATACATATTGCTTAATTTTAGTTGCACCACCATAAACCAAACCAATGCGAGTATTCTGATTCCACAACTCAGGATAATCATTCTTTAAGGTATCAAGATTTGGGGGAAAATATTTTTCATCTATACCTTGTAATTGTTCTACCTGTCTTAGCAAATCTTGCACATCATTTGGTAGCTCTTTCCCTATAATCAAAGCCTCGCGCATTTGTTGCGGTGTTAAATCGAATTTTGGTTCGCGCTGATCGCCCCAAGCCAAACACCAAGCAATAGCAGTTGTTATCGAATTAGTCTTGTGCATCTGTGTTGTCATTTGTACATACTCCAAAAATTCCGCATCGTACCTTACAAAGGAACTTAACCATATATCTGCTAAGTGAATTTGCTTAAATAAAATTACTTCCCCTGTATCATCACCCGCAATTCCCAAATTTATGCAACAGCAGAGAGTGAAATTGGCTACTCAATCAACCAAGTCGCCTAATTTATACGCAGGATTATGTGTGATAGAAATCACATATTTACCTATTTTGGGATCGAAAAAACCAACTGCACCGTAAATATGAGCTAGTTTATGTGCTAAAACAAACGCCACAGGTATAGAAATAGGCCCGTTAATCTTCAACAGTGGGCCTCCTGCAAGTTCTCCTGACTCAGCCATTTCTTCCAATCGGGCGGCTGCATCTTTGACAATCTGGTCATTTTGGGCAGGTTCACCAAAGTTAACTCGCAAAATCCCATTTTTGAACTCGATTTTGTAAGTAGTCATATTCTTCTCACTTCTACAGATTGCTTTGATCATACAGGTAGCCTGGAAGACCCTGCTTCTAGTTTTTGTTGCAGTCACCAAGTACCTAAGTCGATTATGCTCAAAGCCCAATACGGTTCAGTTAAGGATAATCGTAGGTTGGGTTGAACGAAGTGAAACCCAACAAAACCCCCGGAAATGTTGGGTTTCGTTCCTCAACCCAACCTACACAGTTTAAGGTTTTCAACGCTAACTGAACTGTATTGGCTCAAAGCAAGTATAAGCGATCGCTCTTTTACCCTCTTTACCCTCAACGCCACTAGCTATATATGCGATCGCAGTTCTCTAGACTTCCCTATTATTGCTAAATAATCCTATTGCAGGATATATTATTCCTCTGAAGATTGCTCAAAACATCAGCAGCATTTTTGTATCAACCTGGTCTTGGCAGCATTCACACCAAAACAATCAGTAATTCGATAGATTTTACTATAGTGAGATTGAGCATATATTTTTTATTAATTGCAGCGAATTAATTTAGATAATTAGCACTATTAGACAGCTTTAGTAATTAAAATCACAAATTAATATTTAAAAATTGTCAGCTAAATAACTAAAAATTGGTAGGTTACATTTACGTTTTTTTAAGCTGCTAAATTAGCTACCTTTCAAAAAACACTTTTTTGCTAAAAAAAATACTCCAAACTTTTTTATTTTGACTCTTTTGACAAGTACTAAAAAAATCCTTAAGCTAAAAGATAGCTTTAAGAAAGCAATGAGCAAACGGCAATTTTCTGGTTAAACATTAAGAGCCGTTATCTCAAGATGCCACGAGGAATCAATGAGTAGAAACTAAACTTCTGAACTTGTAATTGCACCCAACTCGCTCAAATTGTCTACCACAACCTTGATATTTAAACAACCGGATATCGCCCCAATTATATGTACTTCTATATTCCGGTGATGGGTAGATAATTTTTGGTGAAATTTCTTGGGTGTTAATTACAGAAGTTTGTTTGAGGTAAAGCCGATATGCCTAGGAGAATGCCGTGTTTAATTATCTCACAAATTTGAACGACCACAATCTACCCTATCCAGATACGATTCATCCCATTGTGGTTCACTTCGTAATTGCAATGGTGTTGTTTGCCTTTTGCTGTGATGTAATTGGCTATTTTACCCGCAATTCTCGCTTGTTTGAGGTAAGTTGGTGGAATATGTTAATTGCGACAATTTCTATCTTTGTCGCCATCATTTTTGGTCAATTTGAAGCAGGTTTAGCCAAACCATACGAAGTTGCTAAATCTGTGTTGAACGTACATACACTCATTGGCTGGTCGCTATCAGGAATTATTGCCGCGATTACAGCTTGGCGTTATGTAATTCGCGCCCGCGATCCCAAGCGCATCACATTTTATTATCTGGGAGCCGGGCTAATTTTGGTAGCAATAGTTGGCTTGCAAGTATACCTAGGTGATGAACTGGTTTGGGTATATGGATTGCACACAGTACCAGTTGTAGAAGCACTCAAGGATAATATCTTGCCATGAACGCAGAATTAATTAACCAATTAAGCGACCAACTAGGCCCAAACGGCTTACCTTACAGTATTCCGCTTCATCCCAACTTAGTTCATCTCACCCTAGGCTTATTCATCATTGGGATTACCTTTGATATTGTTGGGGCATTGTTCCCCTTCCAAAAATGGGTGTTCAAATTTTTCGCAATTTCTGTGGAACGTGACAACCTATTTGATGTTGGCTGGTACAACATGGTAGGGTCATCAGTAATTACCTGTTTTACAGTTGCCGCTGGCTTTTATGAAATGCTGCTAGCGCAACCACCAGCCGATGTCAAAAGTGCTTGGGGACTCCCAGCAATGGATACGATGATTTGGCATGGTGTTGGTGGGGTGCTGCTATTAACCATCATCATCGGTATGACTGTCTGGAGAGGATATCAGCGCTTTGTTACTCGCCGCGATGAAGAAAAACAAGTGCAATGGCGCTACCTCATCGCAGGTGTGACAGTCATGTTCATTATGTATCTCCACGGCACCTTAGGCGCACAATTAGCTGCTGAATTTGGTGTCCACAACACCGCAGATAGTTTGCTGCGATTGGGCAAAGACCTCAATACTCTGTTCAATTAATCAGTATTAGTCATTGGTCATTTGTCCCTTGTCATTTGTGCAATGACACATGACTGATACCAATCCCCCATGCCCAACAATTACCACTGACTATGACAATCCAGAAGATTTTTAATATTGTGGCACTGATTATCAGTGCGATCGCCGTGACTGTTATGAGTCTCTGGATAGGTAAACAGTCCTATTCTTGGCTTCCTCCACAGGCGGCGGCTGAATCCTTACTCATTGATGATCTGATTAGTTTCTTAGTAACCCTGGGTGCGTTTATTTTTCTAGGTGTTACTGGCGTTTTGTTGTATTCTGTCCTCTTCCATCGTGCTGGCAAGAATGATTATAGTGATGGCCCTGCAATTGAGGGCAATATCACCCTAGAAGTTGTGTGGACAGCCATCCCCATTTTGCTAGTCTTTTGGATTGCATCTTACAGCTACCAAATTTACGAACAAATGGGCATTCAAGGCCCAATGGCATTAGTGCACCTGCATAATCCAATGGGAATGGAATCGGCTTATGCAGCACCCAAAGATGAATCAGTTGAGGCTTTAGCTGAACCAGTAGAAAACATCGATGTCATTGCCAAGCAATGGGCTTGGGTATTTCATTACCCCGAACGAGATGTTACTAGTACCGAACTACATCTACCAAGCGATCGCCGCATCCGGTTGGCACTAAAATCAGAAGATGTACTACATGGCTTCTATATCCCTGCATTCCGACTGAAGCAAGATATCATTCCCAACCACAATATTGACTTTGAGTTCACTCCCATTCGTCCCGGCAAATACCAACTGACCGACTCTCAATATAGCGGTACATACTTTGCTACTATGCACGCCAATGTAGTGGTTGAATCTCCCGAAGCATACCACCAATGGCTAGCCCAAGCTGCAACCCAAACACCCACTCCCGCATACAATCAAGCAGCTGATGAGTATGCCCAAGCAAGCAGTCAGTCAGGCAAAACCGGATGGGCTACAGTCGCACCTGAATCAGCACCTCTAGTCAATTATCCTGGTTGAAAGGAAACTCACCGATGACAAACATCTCTGTAAAAAACGTTAATCTCCCTAGTGAGGAACCTCACCACGAATCACCAGGGAATTGGAAGGAATACTTCAGCTTCAGCACTGACCACAAGGTCATTGGTATCCAATACCTCGTTACAGCATTCATCTTCTTTTTAGTCGGCGGTATCTTTGCAATGGTGATTCGGGGAGAACTGATTACACCCGAATCAGACCTAGTAGACCGCACCTTCTATAACGGGATGTTCACCATGCACGGCACTGTGATGCTGTTTTTATGGACATTCCCTTCTTTAGTTGAACTAACAACGGACATTTTGTGCTAAACTGCTCTGACATTGAGTTTCAGAGCTTTATGCGGGTCGGTTACGTTAGAGTATCGAAATTTGAACAGAGCGACGCGCTGACTCAGCAGACCGCCAGAATTGAAAAAGCTGGCTGTAGCTTGATTTTTTCTGACATCGAATCTGGGCGAAGCGACAGCCGGAAAAACTTCAACAAAATGCTCGCGATGTGCCGCGAAGGACAAATAACAGAAATCGTTATCACTCGAATCGATAGACTCGGTAGGTCTGTGATGACCATCGCTAAAACAATAGCACTACTCGAAAAGTTGAATATCAAACTTGTTATCTTAGATGCCCCCGTAGAAGATGCGTCAAGCCCATTTGGGTGGTTTTCCCTCAATCAAATGGCAGGACTAGCCGAGTTTGAATCTCGGTTGTTACAGAGCAGAGTAAACCACGGATTAGAGCATTTTCGCGAACAAAACAAAGCTTATCAGCCACCGTTCGGGTTCGCTAGAGTTGACGGGAAATATGTTGCTGATCTGACTATACATCAGCCCAGTGGAAAAACTAATTGGGCAATAGCCCAGGAAATTATTCAATATTTTTTATCTGAAAAAACTTCGCTGCGAAATACTATTCAACACTTTATAAAAGAATTCAATATTCAGTTTTCCCCTCCAGGGCTACGCTCTTGGTTGTTGAACCCAGTGCTGCGAGGTCACACTAGGTATAACGTAAAATTCAATCGCGTTAACCCCGAAAAATGGGATATTCGAGAAAATACCCATCAGCCTTTGATCTCAAAAGAAGTTTACCAACAGATTGAAACTCGGCTTAGAGACAATCAACGCCTGTGGGGTAGGAACTTTGAGGGTGCCACACAAACAGATATTGGCGGGCGTTTATTGTCTGGGCAAATTATCTGCGGTTCCTGCGGAGGGAAGTGTTATGTCCATGATGCTAAGAGATCGATGGGATTGCGATGCAAACGTCGCAGGGTTTACGGCGAAACTGCTTGTAGCAATAGAACCGCAGTTTCACTCAGAAAGGTTGTCGATGCTGTTGACGCTGCCCTAACAACAAGAGCGATCAAACTCAGGGACTATGTTGTCAGCAACCAGCCATCGAACGAAGATACTCCGGAAATTATCGAGCTTAAATCTCGTCTTGAGGTACTGCGAAAACTTCCCAGAGATTCGATCATTGAAGAAGCAATTGACCGAACAGTAGTCAAGATTCAGCAACTTCAGCAACAAAACATTCAATTCGCTTTTGTTGGGGCAAGTTTGCAAAAAGAATTGATAGACACTTTCGGTGATGTTGAATTCCTTGAGGTTATGCCAGATGAAACTAAAAAGGATTTGTACAAAAAATTTGTAAAGGAAGTAAAAGTTTTAAACGGCAATGTCATCGCCGTGTTGTTGGTTGAGATACTGCGGTAGCAACTCTGGGTTTGTCATGATCATTTTTTTTGTTGCTTTATCTACATTCAACGGCTTCACCAAACGAAATAATATAGCTAGCCTAAGCAGTTCTTCGGATAGAGTTTCGTTCTTCCTTGGAATGTAGCGAGACACATCAAATTCGGTTTTTCTTTGAGACATGATTTCTCTGTGGCGTTCTATTTTTAGATTAGTTTGTCGGCTGAAAATTTCTGTTACGAGCGATGCCAAAGGCTGGCTACGCCTACGCATTTGGCAAACGGTGGGTTGATCGCAATTGCTGAAAAGATACGCACGCTTATTGAAGACGGATAGATTCCAATACTTGTCGGTTAAGGGCAAAAGGGGAAGGGGAAAAGGGGGAAGAAAAAACCTTTAACCCTAGGGGAAACGCATCTTATTTCCTAATAAAAACTAAGAGAGATTTCAAAATGACATAGATAATTGTAAAAATTCCGGAAATGATAAATAAAATGAATCAATATTTTCGGAAAAATATGAATTAGCTTATCTGAAGCTGAAGAATTATTTATTAATACTAAAACAACTCAAAATTCAAGTTTATAAAGGTATGTTTATCTGGAAAATAATGAGATTTATCCTAAAGATTTAAATTCAATTTCTGATAGATTAGTTTATGCTAATGCTAAAACTCTTAATAAATAATTGTTATCCAACCCAGCGAGAAACTGTTTATTTTTTATTCCCCGTTTGACACGCTTCTCTTGACCTAAAAGATTGACTGCAATATGTCTAAGAATTGCAAAATTCTGTGGAGCATTATCTTTTCTAATCCGACAGTCATCTTCTCTCAAAGCAACATCCAAGATCCAATGCAATGAATTCTCAATTCCCCAATGACTGCGAATAGAACTACCAAACTGTTTAGCATTTGACTCAAGACTACTGATGAAATAATGGGTTTCAACCGTCGTTTCACCATTTATTGAGCGAACAGATTCTACCATTCCAACACTATTAAAGTTTGACCAAACTGAATCTGGGTTAAGCTGAGACTGAATTTGAGATAACATCACATAGTGGCGGATTTCATGACGACCATGCCCTGCTTCTTCTGTTTTATATGTGCTATGCTCAATCCCTTCAAAACCTGTACTTATACCTGACTTAAATAGTTTTTCTACCTCATCATAAAGATTTCCTTGGTTCTTTTTTAATGTAATTACATAATCTGCATTTTGTTGTGTAATTAACTTGATAATCTCTTTTTGACAACCGATTGCATCAATTGTCACGATACACCCAGACAGTTCTAATATTTTTAACAACTCTGGAATTGCTGTAATTTCATTCGATTTTTCATCCACCTTCACTTGTCCCAACACCAATCTATTTGTCGTTGCCCAGGCGCTTACCCTTCGGGTTCGCCAGTCGCTACAACGGGGGGAACCCCCGCAACGCGCTGGCTCACCATTTGAATTGCGCTTTGGTCACTACTTTTATCGTAAGAACCACGTAAGGTTTTTCCGTCAATTGCTACCACTTCACCTTCGGTTATCTTCTGTATTGATTTCATCCAATCAATAAAACATGATTGAAACTGTTGGGGATTTATTTGTGCAAATACTCGCGCAAAAGTGAGCCAGTCCGTTGCGGGGGTTCCCCCCGTTGAAGGAACTGGCGTATCATGAGACGGAATGCCATTTGGTAACTCGCGCAAATGTTTGTAACCATTCATACTTCGCGCTCCCAACTGCCGGAGTTTTAAATCCCAAGCAGATTATGGCTTTTGTGCTGCCAAGAAACAGACATACTATGGGTTTCATGGGCATTTAATCATTAGTGGTACAGGAGTTATTAGTGGGTTTACCCTCACTCCAGCAAATGGCAGTGAACGAGAAGCACTTTGGGATTTAATCACACGAGTTAAAGGTTTATTAATCGGAGATAAGGGTTATTTAAGTCAGTTTTTGTCAGGAGAACTGGAAAGAGTGGGTATTAATTTACAAACCCCTCTGCGTTCTAATATGTCTGACTCTCGTAGTCAATCTTTAGTTCGATTAATGCAACGCTTTCGTCGCCTAATTGAAACAGTAATTGGTCAATTAGTTGAGAGATTTCATATAGAGAAGATTCGAGCTAGAGATATGTGGCATCTTACCAGTCGTCTCAATCGCAAGATTATTGGTTTGCAATGCCTAAGCTGGAAAATCATTCTGGCTATGACCGCGATTCTAGGAGTTTTCTTGAAGGATTTCAGCCACCCACACCAGGAGAATTTCTTAGTTCTGATATCGACACTATTAATACGGATGTATTCTGTTCGATAAAAAGCAACCCGAAGCATTTTTAACTTGGGTTGCTTACATTGTTTTTGAGGAGTTAGAAGGAACTGAATCCAAAATTCATTAACCGTGAATGGCAGGAGCAACTAAAGCTACAGGTTGAATATCTCCAGCCGCTAAATCTAAGGGGAAGTTGTGAACATTGCGTTCGTGCATGGTTTCCATTCCCAAGTTAGCGCGGTTTAAAACATCAGCCCAAGTATTAATTACACGACCTTGAGCATCAAGAACAGAGTTATTAAAGTTTAAACCATTGAGGTTAAAAGCGAAAGAAGATACGCCTAAGGCAGCACACCAGATACCAATTACTGGCCAAGCACCTAAGAAGAAGTGTAAAGCACGACTATTATTAAAAGATGCGTACTGGAAGATTAACCTGCCGAAATAACCGTGAGCCGCAACAATATTGTAAGTTTCTTCTTCTTGACCGAATTTGTAACCGTAGTTTTGGGATTCAATTTCAGAAGTTTCCCTAACTAAAGACGAAGTGACTAAAGAACCGTGCATGGCAGCAAATAAAGCACCACCGAAAACACCAGCTACTCCCAACATATGTAATGGGTGCATGAGAACGTTATGTTCTGCTTGTAGCACAAACATGAAGTTGAAAGTACCACTAATCCCTAAAGGCAAACCATCAGAGAAGGAACCTTGACCCAAAGAGTAGACTAATAGTACCGCAGTAGCAGCAGCAACAGGCGCGCTGTAAGCGATAGAAATCCAAGGACGCATCCCTAAGCGGTAAGATAATTCCCACTGCCGACCCATGTAGCAGAAAATACCAATCAGGAAGTGGAAAATAATTAACTGGTAAGGGCCGCCATTATATAACCACTCATCTAAGCTAGCTGCTCCCCAAATGGGGTAAAAGTGCAGACCAATAGCATTGGAACTAGGTACAACCGCAGCAGTAATGATGTTATTGCCATAAAGTAAAGCACCAGCGACAGGTTCGCGAATACCATCTATGTCTACAGGTGGTGCAGCAATGAAAGCGATGATGAAACAAATGGTTGCTGTTAAAAGTGTGGGAATCATCAGTACACCAAACCAACCAATGTACATACGGTTGTCAGTACTGGTAACCCAATTGCAGAATTTCTCCCAAAGATTGTTACTACTTTGGCGTTGTTGCAGAGAAATAGTCATAATGTTTAATTCCGAGGTTAATCGTTGTTCAAGGCAAGTTAACCTTATTTATATAATAACCATATGGTTATATAGCTTGTCAACAAAAGTGGTGAAGTGACTAGCGATCGCTTAACATCCTTAACACCAGGATTGTTCTCCCGGAGGATTGTGCAGTAACTCCCGAATATTGGCTTCAATCACCCGGTAGCCTACATTGCCGTTGAGTTTCTGCCGTCCTTCATTAAAAATCAGGGTGGGGCTAACTGTAACCGTATGCTCTTTGACTAATTCAAAATCTTTGGATAGCTCGGCATAAGCTTCACCGCTATCGATCTGAGCTTGGATAGCTGCGATCGCTTTCCAATTTGTAACCCAGCATAAAC contains the following coding sequences:
- a CDS encoding RAMP superfamily CRISPR-associated protein, translated to MIELQKLSNSLQTYPITAVIDTALCIGAGGASGSLADKPIVRNAEDNLLIPGSQLKGRLRHECEKIARGLKWTICYSPNPQTMCPQRAGLTENFSRIEYKISTSAAEKHHHCLICQIFGNPVLPSRIIVDDLICEEEPDNLPEVIRPGVTINRRRRTAEEDKLFFLETSPANVQLRFTGNIYLSNAPIYAAPLILVGLRHINALGGSKSAGLGWLSWELPNLSIEETTWEFLAKGFKNDEKD
- the cas10 gene encoding type III-B CRISPR-associated protein Cas10/Cmr2, which translates into the protein MTTQMHKTNSITTAIAWCLAWGDQREPKFDLTPQQMREALIIGKELPNDVQDLLRQVEQLQGIDEKYFPPNLDTLKNDYPELWNQNTRIGLVYGGATKIKQYVFESAKIQEIRGASGLLDRINIIDLPAFFNQKNPQEIVEEDKNRYNIQFNQIRTWLNDNFLGDSQSDNLKLSEALIPELIIYSTGGNILAFCPAAYVDDLANAIEKRYTEETLTANSCAVSETFRLLELRFGLLRESIKDTLWLDWYHQQFNQKLVQAYFGYPSNESERIEAFKRRKSFNELTTKLNILFNQRRSGNDTANRPSRRYPPMFETHPYLMRDGSDRRSAMMRVDKLPRETYFSEASVRKYLVGDRAKDSVSHNPSWYVESGLTWQRGVIESWVNRFKLFLEENPSLKMRYYGSVSEYSVETAETLTEVSNASNGYVAYIYADGNNMGGYIQKILTPEKYQQFSRDVDLATISAVYQAIAENLHPHQLRRFNDEESHLANGQFIHPFEIITIGGDDILLIVPANKALQISQMIGEKFEKILLKEIPAIENESKNGELKKIIGDYRLNHTKPFEPHKYQRYKPSTANRSDCELSTSIGVLITAVNTPIYYARDLVEQLLKSAKERAKKLKKAGYHGGTVDFLSLKSVTMISSNVKEFRKEALTQKSLQNLKLYATPYTLHELGGLITSISALKKAKFPKSQIYQIRSLLERGKHTAILNYRYFRVRLKQGKEALLRDFEEAWCLPKDKVNKGNLAPWMYDNGKLDPKHPEDPFYETIWRDMVDVYDFVEVPDNETSEIVSTGIES
- a CDS encoding CRISPR-associated protein — encoded protein: MTTYKIEFKNGILRVNFGEPAQNDQIVKDAAARLEEMAESGELAGGPLLKINGPISIPVAFVLAHKLAHIYGAVGFFDPKIGKYVISITHNPAYKLGDLVD
- a CDS encoding DUF2231 domain-containing protein is translated as MFNYLTNLNDHNLPYPDTIHPIVVHFVIAMVLFAFCCDVIGYFTRNSRLFEVSWWNMLIATISIFVAIIFGQFEAGLAKPYEVAKSVLNVHTLIGWSLSGIIAAITAWRYVIRARDPKRITFYYLGAGLILVAIVGLQVYLGDELVWVYGLHTVPVVEALKDNILP
- a CDS encoding DUF2231 domain-containing protein; this translates as MNAELINQLSDQLGPNGLPYSIPLHPNLVHLTLGLFIIGITFDIVGALFPFQKWVFKFFAISVERDNLFDVGWYNMVGSSVITCFTVAAGFYEMLLAQPPADVKSAWGLPAMDTMIWHGVGGVLLLTIIIGMTVWRGYQRFVTRRDEEKQVQWRYLIAGVTVMFIMYLHGTLGAQLAAEFGVHNTADSLLRLGKDLNTLFN
- a CDS encoding cytochrome c oxidase subunit II, whose translation is MTIQKIFNIVALIISAIAVTVMSLWIGKQSYSWLPPQAAAESLLIDDLISFLVTLGAFIFLGVTGVLLYSVLFHRAGKNDYSDGPAIEGNITLEVVWTAIPILLVFWIASYSYQIYEQMGIQGPMALVHLHNPMGMESAYAAPKDESVEALAEPVENIDVIAKQWAWVFHYPERDVTSTELHLPSDRRIRLALKSEDVLHGFYIPAFRLKQDIIPNHNIDFEFTPIRPGKYQLTDSQYSGTYFATMHANVVVESPEAYHQWLAQAATQTPTPAYNQAADEYAQASSQSGKTGWATVAPESAPLVNYPG
- the xisF gene encoding fdxN element excision recombinase XisF, with product MLNCSDIEFQSFMRVGYVRVSKFEQSDALTQQTARIEKAGCSLIFSDIESGRSDSRKNFNKMLAMCREGQITEIVITRIDRLGRSVMTIAKTIALLEKLNIKLVILDAPVEDASSPFGWFSLNQMAGLAEFESRLLQSRVNHGLEHFREQNKAYQPPFGFARVDGKYVADLTIHQPSGKTNWAIAQEIIQYFLSEKTSLRNTIQHFIKEFNIQFSPPGLRSWLLNPVLRGHTRYNVKFNRVNPEKWDIRENTHQPLISKEVYQQIETRLRDNQRLWGRNFEGATQTDIGGRLLSGQIICGSCGGKCYVHDAKRSMGLRCKRRRVYGETACSNRTAVSLRKVVDAVDAALTTRAIKLRDYVVSNQPSNEDTPEIIELKSRLEVLRKLPRDSIIEEAIDRTVVKIQQLQQQNIQFAFVGASLQKELIDTFGDVEFLEVMPDETKKDLYKKFVKEVKVLNGNVIAVLLVEILR
- the psbA gene encoding photosystem II q(b) protein; amino-acid sequence: MTISLQQRQSSNNLWEKFCNWVTSTDNRMYIGWFGVLMIPTLLTATICFIIAFIAAPPVDIDGIREPVAGALLYGNNIITAAVVPSSNAIGLHFYPIWGAASLDEWLYNGGPYQLIIFHFLIGIFCYMGRQWELSYRLGMRPWISIAYSAPVAAATAVLLVYSLGQGSFSDGLPLGISGTFNFMFVLQAEHNVLMHPLHMLGVAGVFGGALFAAMHGSLVTSSLVRETSEIESQNYGYKFGQEEETYNIVAAHGYFGRLIFQYASFNNSRALHFFLGAWPVIGIWCAALGVSSFAFNLNGLNFNNSVLDAQGRVINTWADVLNRANLGMETMHERNVHNFPLDLAAGDIQPVALVAPAIHG